A portion of the Terriglobales bacterium genome contains these proteins:
- a CDS encoding S9 family peptidase — protein MKRLIIGCLLSLATFAAAQGIPATAGGQELTIEKIFDGVGLIGRLPEALQWSPDSKKISYILRDDSGANGQLWYVDVSEGKPAVLVTQDRLASLSPPDYKVRSERELERRLRYGVAGYHWAPDSKHLLFDSHGQLWFYSLDTNTGVPLTSEDDLAYDPKFSPDGSRVAYVRKHNLRVHPISGDVEFQLTQDKDPNVLNGEVDWVYAEELDVRSNYFWSPNGKQIVFLQMNETPVPTYPIEDFIPTHPIMDFQKYPKAGDPNPAVRVAVVGASGGKVKWIDIPRQKNVEEVLPAPGIGGAEDIYIPRFGWVRDGILYVQVLNRAQNILNLYFIDVESGRSKLVLSETSENWVEVNDDFRLLKSGNEFLWGSWRDGHTHLYLYSFNASSPLNGQATLERQLTSGNYEVQNLIAVNDSTHNVYFTANKDDDRQSQLYSVQLDGSGLNRISKEDGTHTPEFAGDAMHYVDTFSALMTPPRESLCGADGSCQAFWEPHSLKEYKLVPPKFVDFQAEDGTVLHGLLLMPPNLQGKAPVLMNPYGGPHAQRARDAWGGTDSLFDQILVREGIAILRVDNRGMGNRGQKFAAALRHNFGEVELKDQLAALDQALAQFPQLDESRLGWWGWSYGGYMTLYALTHSDRFSAGVAVAPVTDWHDYDSVYTERYMGLPQQFEESYKKSSPVHYAAHLHGSLLIAHGTGDDNVHMQNTMQMTQALINSGKKFDLMLYPRKTHSITGTEVRRHLFNKIKDHFETYLLKAGR, from the coding sequence TTGAAGCGACTAATTATTGGCTGCCTTTTATCACTGGCAACATTCGCAGCAGCTCAGGGAATACCCGCTACTGCCGGTGGGCAAGAGCTGACCATAGAAAAAATCTTCGATGGCGTCGGATTAATTGGACGCTTGCCTGAGGCGCTGCAATGGAGCCCTGACAGCAAAAAGATCTCTTACATCCTGCGGGACGACAGCGGCGCGAATGGCCAGCTTTGGTATGTTGATGTGAGTGAAGGCAAGCCGGCAGTTCTGGTTACGCAGGACAGGCTGGCCTCGCTCTCTCCCCCTGATTACAAGGTCAGGAGCGAGCGCGAATTAGAGCGACGCTTGCGCTATGGCGTTGCCGGATATCATTGGGCCCCGGATTCCAAACATCTGCTTTTTGACTCGCACGGCCAACTCTGGTTCTACAGCCTGGATACCAACACGGGTGTTCCGCTGACCTCAGAAGACGATCTGGCCTATGATCCCAAGTTTTCTCCGGACGGGTCACGTGTGGCTTATGTGCGCAAACATAATTTGCGTGTTCATCCCATATCAGGCGACGTTGAGTTCCAGCTCACGCAAGACAAAGATCCCAATGTTCTCAATGGCGAGGTTGACTGGGTTTATGCCGAAGAGCTGGATGTCCGCAGCAATTACTTCTGGTCACCGAACGGCAAGCAGATTGTTTTTTTACAGATGAATGAAACCCCGGTGCCAACGTATCCCATTGAAGACTTTATTCCCACGCATCCCATCATGGACTTCCAGAAATATCCCAAGGCAGGAGACCCTAATCCGGCTGTGCGTGTGGCCGTGGTGGGCGCCTCGGGAGGCAAAGTGAAATGGATTGATATTCCGCGACAGAAGAACGTGGAAGAAGTGCTGCCGGCGCCGGGAATCGGTGGAGCTGAGGACATCTATATCCCCCGCTTCGGATGGGTACGTGATGGCATTCTTTACGTCCAAGTGCTCAACCGCGCGCAGAACATATTGAATCTTTATTTCATAGATGTTGAATCGGGCAGATCGAAGCTAGTTCTTAGCGAGACCAGCGAGAACTGGGTTGAGGTGAACGACGATTTCCGATTGTTGAAATCGGGGAACGAATTTCTCTGGGGAAGCTGGCGCGACGGCCATACGCATCTTTATCTCTATAGCTTCAATGCATCGAGTCCACTGAATGGGCAGGCCACTCTGGAGCGTCAGCTTACAAGCGGCAATTACGAAGTGCAAAACCTGATCGCAGTCAATGACTCCACGCATAACGTTTATTTCACCGCTAATAAAGATGACGACCGGCAAAGCCAGCTCTACTCGGTGCAGCTCGACGGTAGCGGGTTAAATCGCATCTCAAAAGAAGACGGTACGCATACTCCGGAATTCGCCGGAGACGCCATGCATTATGTAGACACCTTCTCTGCCCTCATGACTCCGCCGCGAGAGTCGTTATGCGGCGCCGATGGAAGCTGTCAGGCTTTCTGGGAACCACATAGCCTGAAAGAGTACAAACTTGTTCCGCCCAAATTTGTTGATTTCCAGGCGGAAGATGGGACTGTGCTGCATGGACTGCTGCTCATGCCACCTAATCTACAAGGTAAAGCGCCGGTGCTCATGAATCCTTACGGTGGGCCGCACGCCCAGCGCGCGCGCGACGCCTGGGGAGGAACCGATTCCCTCTTTGATCAAATTTTAGTGCGGGAAGGCATTGCAATTTTGCGGGTTGACAATCGCGGGATGGGAAATCGCGGACAGAAATTCGCGGCGGCTTTACGTCACAATTTCGGCGAAGTCGAGTTGAAAGACCAACTCGCCGCCCTCGACCAGGCGCTGGCACAGTTCCCGCAACTGGATGAATCGCGCCTGGGCTGGTGGGGCTGGAGCTACGGCGGATACATGACCTTATATGCGCTGACCCACTCCGACCGCTTTAGTGCAGGAGTTGCGGTGGCCCCAGTCACCGACTGGCACGATTACGATTCCGTCTACACCGAACGCTATATGGGGCTGCCGCAGCAGTTTGAGGAGAGCTATAAGAAAAGCTCTCCAGTGCATTACGCCGCTCATTTGCATGGCAGCCTGCTGATTGCACACGGCACCGGCGACGACAATGTACACATGCAGAATACGATGCAGATGACGCAGGCGCTGATCAACTCGGGTAAAAAGTTTGACTTGATGCTCTACCCGCGCAAAACCCACAGCATCACCGGAACCG